From the Oceanobacillus kimchii X50 genome, the window TAACCCCAACCTGCCTATAGAGCTTCTTCCTTCTATAAATGCAGTAAATTTATTAGATAATCTTACCAATTCCTTTGTTGTTGCTAACATAAATGAATGGGCCGGAATCATAATCGAATCACCTTCCCCAATGAATATCTCTTGGTATGATCCTTCTTCTTTCATAGAAATTTTACTCGTTGTATATTCATCTAATACTTGAAAATGTTGTCCTAGTCTTAAATCAATAGATGCGGGTTGAATATTTTCATCATCTAATGGTTCAATTAATAGCTCTTTTTTATCTAGTTTTTCTCTGATTGTTTCACTAGATAGAATCAAATCATTATCACCACCTTACAGTTAGTTATATAACGCATATAAGATTATCGATAATATAAATGTGCTTATAATCGAAGTAACAAATTGTTTGGAGAAAGTACTTAATGCATATTTATAGCCTAATTCCTTTGTTATCGAATACAACGTCACCAAGCAAGATGAGATGGTAGATGCTAAATAAACGACAATAAACAATTGCCAAACTCCAATTGATTGTAATAGCGTTCCTTGTCCTTCGTTTAAAATCATCATTCCATCTTTTCGAAGGATAGAAAATACGACACCTGGAGCAGCTTCTGCTGGTAACGAAAATATTCCTAATAATGGTGCTATCCATACCGATAAAACGCGTATTATATCGAAATAGTTAAGCGCAGAAGCAATCAGACATATCAATATAAATATAGGCATTGCTTGGAGAAGAAATTGCTTCACGATCGTTTTAACACGAAACACAGTCCCTCTCCATGTCATTCGTTGTAAATATGGAAGAGAGCTCATCATTGTAGATGGCACACCATTTTTTTGCCATAACCTAGTATGGATTGCCCCAACAACAAACAGTAGAAAAATATAAGGAATAAATAATATAGGATGTCCAGCTGCTCCAAATAATGATAAAGATGCCCCTATCTGATAACTACAGGCAGAGCCAAATGAAATCATGGAAATACATGCGCCTCTAGTACAGCTACTACAACTTCTGCTTTGCATTACTGCCACTACATTGCAACCAAATCCGGTTAATACTGGAATCAAATCTCTACCAGTTAATCCTATTTTTCGCAAGTATGGATCCAATGCATAGGTAATATGTTCTTGAATCCCTGTCTCTTCTGCTATCGATGTACTTATGCCCATAAGAATAACGACTGGAAAGGCCCATAGAAACGAAAACCATCCAAGTGTCAGTACACCATATTGACCGATAAATAATTCCTGTATCCATGCAGAATAATTCATAAAAATATTTTCCAGCGGCGAAATAATTATATTTTCGGTGATTGTCTCGAAGTAACTGGAAAATAGAAAAGCTAGGAAGACCGGAAAAGCAAACATACAAATCATTAATAATATAGATATCAATGGCCCCAAAAATCGATGCACCATCATGGTTTCAAACCAATTATCTTCTTTAATTTCTTTCTCTGATGGAAGAAATTGCAGTATATGTCTGTTTAACTTCCATTCTGAAGAAAGGGAAAGTGACTTTAGAATGCCCTTTAAATCAGAAGAATGCAGTAGTCGACTATTACACCAAATGACTGGTACGTTTAATAAATCTTTAATGAACTGTCTCTCTTTTTCCGTCGGTAAATATTTATCTTTATGCGTCACAATAACTGTGATATTTCTCCCTTTTAAATTCAACTGATCTTCTAACAATTGAAGTTCTTCTCTTAAACGAGAGGATTTGACCACTAGAATCAGCTGATCTAAATCCTCCGCCTGTTCTAACGTCATTTTGGTTGTATGGCTGTCATTCTCATAACGAATTCCCGGAGTATCCACGACCCTAATCGTAGGTGCTTCTTTTATAAAACCAGAAGTAAGTACGACGGTAGAACCTTTTATATTCGTTTCCACTCCAGCTTGATTTCCTGTTAATTGCCTAAATATAGCAGACTTACCTACAGATTCTAAGCCGACTAAAGCAAATGTTTGTTTTGAATTAGCACTCACAACGTTCCCCACAATTGGAAAGATCATAAAGATAAAAATTTTCTTTTTGATACATTTCTAGAACCTCTGTATTTAAAGCTAATCTCGTTGCAATTTCTTCAGCTACCACAGCAAACCT encodes:
- a CDS encoding nucleoside recognition domain-containing protein, producing MSANSKQTFALVGLESVGKSAIFRQLTGNQAGVETNIKGSTVVLTSGFIKEAPTIRVVDTPGIRYENDSHTTKMTLEQAEDLDQLILVVKSSRLREELQLLEDQLNLKGRNITVIVTHKDKYLPTEKERQFIKDLLNVPVIWCNSRLLHSSDLKGILKSLSLSSEWKLNRHILQFLPSEKEIKEDNWFETMMVHRFLGPLISILLMICMFAFPVFLAFLFSSYFETITENIIISPLENIFMNYSAWIQELFIGQYGVLTLGWFSFLWAFPVVILMGISTSIAEETGIQEHITYALDPYLRKIGLTGRDLIPVLTGFGCNVVAVMQSRSCSSCTRGACISMISFGSACSYQIGASLSLFGAAGHPILFIPYIFLLFVVGAIHTRLWQKNGVPSTMMSSLPYLQRMTWRGTVFRVKTIVKQFLLQAMPIFILICLIASALNYFDIIRVLSVWIAPLLGIFSLPAEAAPGVVFSILRKDGMMILNEGQGTLLQSIGVWQLFIVVYLASTISSCLVTLYSITKELGYKYALSTFSKQFVTSIISTFILSIILYALYN
- the dcd gene encoding dCTP deaminase; the encoded protein is MILSSETIREKLDKKELLIEPLDDENIQPASIDLRLGQHFQVLDEYTTSKISMKEEGSYQEIFIGEGDSIMIPAHSFMLATTKELVRLSNKFTAFIEGRSSIGRLGLFVQNAGWVDPGFEGRITLELFNSNRFPIELIEGRRVCQLVIAEVDKPTTAYQGKYSKQQSTTTSAIHMDKENLILK